From Papilio machaon chromosome 2, ilPapMach1.1, whole genome shotgun sequence, the proteins below share one genomic window:
- the LOC106716066 gene encoding mediator of RNA polymerase II transcription subunit 27, with protein sequence MNQAINVEQLNSALTSLRTVRSSVSLVFETLSNGLRADHGEDGKDKFLMELQELLNIVSNNLRDLEQTVNGLPIPVPFNLGNTTYLSQETTQDRQALYTQLVNSYKWTDKIHEYSSYAHTLLSQNSLKRSYINSGSTKRRGKLQSNHNVAPLQVDNVINNIDRSYNDMKITISRPFASNAVVSINLSHVLKAVVAFKGLLMEWVMVKGYGETLDLWTESRHHVFKKVTENAHAAMLHFYSPTLPELAVRSFMTWLHSYVNLFSDPCKRCGCHLHHTSLLPPAWRDFRTLEPFHDECKQ encoded by the coding sequence ATGAATCAAGCAATCAACGTAGAACAACTCAACTCTGCATTGACATCGCTCCGAACAGTCCGTTCGAGTGTGAGCCTTGTTTTTGAAACTCTTTCCAATGGACTGCGTGCCGATCACGGTGAAGATGGCAAAGACAAATTTCTCATGGAGTTGCAGGAACTTCTTAACATTGTAAGCAACAATCTTCGGGACCTGGAACAAACTGTCAACGGTCTGCCTATTCCCGTTCCATTTAACCTCGGTAACACAACATATTTAAGTCAAGAAACTACACAAGATCGTCAAGCATTGTATACTCAACTTGTAAACAGTTACAAATGGACCGATAAAATCCACGAGTACAGCTCCTATGCACATACATTATTAAGTCAGAACTCCTTGAAGCGATCTTACATAAATTCTGGAAGCACAAAGCGTCGCGGGAAACTTCAAAGCAACCACAACGTGGCACCGCTGCAAGTGGATAACGTCATAAATAATATCGACAGATCTTACAACGATATGAAGATAACAATATCACGGCCTTTTGCAAGTAATGCTGTTGTTTCCATCAACTTAAGCCATGTTTTAAAAGCCGTAGTGGCTTTTAAAGGATTACTAATGGAATGGGTGATGGTTAAAGGCTATGGTGAAACATTGGACCTGTGGACTGAATCTAGGCACCATGTTTTCAAAAAAGTGACTGAGAATGCCCATGCAGCTATGCTTCATTTCTACTCTCCAACTCTTCCGGAGTTAGCGGTGAGGTCATTTATGACATGGTTACATAgttatgtaaatttgtttaGCGACCCATGCAAAAGATGTGGCTGCCACCTCCACCACACGTCTCTACTGCCGCCTGCATGGCGTGACTTCCGTACCCTTGAACCGTTTCATGATGAGTGCAAACAATAG
- the LOC106716031 gene encoding RCC1-like G exchanging factor-like protein — translation MNIRSVKSFFGLSRTNIILCRNVTTKKKIPIPDEEEQLPIFQYPISKSSDRRVYVWGMAETGALGIHLPGRGKRGRKSYRNDFSLVWYPMRSSFCERFDVTQIACGYGFTVAAVKTDEQHKLFGTGINTDSQIGYHAPRMGHPLELLLSPAPIYIPYKSLESKIVDLAAGRAHTVILTDNEGVYTLGNNAYGQCGRKINPKEEYRGSMVSYNIQKLGQEKIVNVCCGQDHTMFITESGKVYSCGWGADGQTGLGTFKNQAVPAPVKGDITTEKIVKLASTVDCVLALNDRGELFGWGNSEYGQVPMPTKSDQVNTSYALVQFTKGIGKIVDIAAGGSFCLIVNEQGDVFVWGFGLLGLGPNVQQSVTPKQIPPALFGRNEFNPQSVVEKVACGIGHLAAVTNNGDLYTWGRNRHGCLGLGHAKDQHFPLKVSIGAHVMQVKCSVDHTVAMCKPFA, via the exons ATGAATATCAGAAGCGTTAAATCTTTCTTTGGACTAAGCAGGACTAATATAATTCTATGCCGCAATGTTACaacgaaaaagaaaatacCGATTCCAGATGAAGAAGAACAATTACCAA taTTCCAATATCCAATCAGCAAAAGTTCTGATCGTCGGGTCTATGTATGGGGGATGGCAGAAACGGGAGCCCTCGGTATACACTTGCCAGGTAGAGGCAAAAGAGGTCGCAAGTCATATAGAAACGATTTCTCACTTGTGTGGTATCCAATGAGATCCAGTTTTTGTGAGAGATTTGAT GTTACACAAATAGCTTGTGGATATGGCTTCACGGTAGCAGCTGTAAAAACAGATGAACAACACAAGCTGTTTGGCACTGGCATTAACACGGATTCACAGATTGGATACCACGCACCGAGAATGGGCCATCCTTTAGAGCTGTTGCTGAGCCCTGCTCCTATTTACATACCTTATAAATCATTAGAAAGTAAG ATAGTAGATTTAGCTGCTGGCAGAGCACATACAGTAATACTTACAGACAACGAAGGTGTATACACACTGGGCAATAATGCTTATGGTCAATGTGGCAGGAAGATAAACCCTAAAGAAGAATATAGAGGGAGCATGGTGtcttataatattcaaaaactaggacaagaaaaaattgttaatgtttGTTGCGGACAAGATCATAC CATGTTCATAACAGAATCAGGTAAAGTTTATTCTTGCGGATGGGGTGCTGACGGCCAGACCGGACTTGGCACCTTCAAAAACCAGGCAGTTCCCGCTCCAGTTAAAGGCGATATCACAACTGAGAAAATAGTCAAATTGGCATCTACTGTAGATTGTGTGCTGGCACTAAATG ATAGAGGCGAGCTTTTTGGCTGGGGTAATTCTGAATATGGACAGGTGCCAATGCCTACAAAAAGTGATCAAGTGAACACGTCCTATGCATTGGTTCAATTCACGAAGGGTATTGGCAAGATAGTGGACATTGCGGCGGGTGGTTCATTTTGTCTCATTGTTAATG AGCAAGGTGATGTGTTCGTTTGGGGATTTGGTTTGCTTGGCTTAGGACCGAATGTTCAGCAGTCCGTAACACCTAAGCAGATACCTCCAGCATTATTTGGAAGGAACGAGTTCAACCCGCAGAGTGTGGTTGAGAAAGTCGCATGTGGCATTGGACATTTAGCTGCTGTTACTAATAATGGAGATTTGTATACATGGGGGAGAAATAGACATGGATGTTTAGGTTTAGGACACGCGAAGGATCAACACTTTCCGTTAAAAGTATCAATTGGGGCTCATGTGATGCAAGTCAAGTGTAGTGTTGACCACACTGTTGCTATGTGCAAGCCATTTGCTTAA
- the LOC106707266 gene encoding centromere/kinetochore protein zw10 homolog, with the protein MTDKEDATKQPENQPLDDEALEKLAVEELLREAVQGAARAEIVGPSGWVKSILSAQINTTAHEAVTEVLIDLIVSHQKEITDQIHQLKKINIEKNIKMADYDINSILHTRIIDVDESKWKPSDKIPLINKEIEQVKAEMKTFLQNSDFDVASILREGKELIIESKSLMLEMEGCKNQIEEETLKEIKNSMENHDIIGKELECVNFSLNILNDVLQIGNFVKEFDVGREFQSFVKAVEAVSDLLKYIEEPAEGVQDLLLFESTKNTAHLILDNLIHDMFEEWDRMIVYSSEPGPESTIIKLNLTLDKTLSTLDVLKGLDRCGKLLDKVTQLAQFILSEILIPIIHYDCTVFAEPDQLMTVTITYRDNYKPPYYDVITNLRLLFHYLSNRLNIVINSVGEPIITMVGRLISEEFRDILVKDCLIDTIPNNINDLQIYGKITGEIEDFQRFLYMVKFSHDEDFTILNYINNIDVLFAAKSSQHFLEKARSIMIKDLSASMSIGVENIPVNSKDVENSEDEMIEQGLDVLHQTIPKSLFYFPRCMISKSAQELLDLVYVVMEQAVQCSDVVSKKLYNTARLIFELYDAVVPYHHENFLQNIPQYVALFHNNCMYLAHNLQTFGDKWLTLMEGREVGYAIGFVDLVPKLRELGFRHLAVHMQQQRKQILDNIRTSDLNCIVVKDVLDDNAEAAIRQCLRQLHLLKNVWIGVFPSNVFIRLMATLINMFIDELIHRVCTVEDISMEMAAQLNEMYTLVVQKVPQLFPDGTDVNVYVKSWIKLQELVFVLGGSLRDIDLHWDDGAGPLAKHFTTDELRSLIKALFQNTQFRANLLSKIK; encoded by the exons ATTAGCCGTAGAAGAATTACTTCGAGAGGCAGTACAAGGAGCAGCTCGAGCAGAAATAGTGGGACCTTCTGGATGGGTAAAGA GCATACTGTCAGCTCAAATAAATACTACAGCTCACGAAGCAGTCACAGAAGTTCTTATAGATCTTATAGTAAGTCACCAAAAAGAGATCACAGATCAGatacatcaattaaaaaagataaatatagaaaaaaatattaaaatggcaGATTATGACATAAATAGCATTTTACATACACGCATAATTGATGTTGACGAATCTAAATGGAAACCATCTGATAAGATACCTctgataaataaagaaatagaaCAAGTCAAAGCTGAAATGAAAACATTCCTACAAAACAGTGATTTTGATGTTGCATCAATTTTACGTGAAGGTAAAGAACTCATAATTGAAAGCAAGTCCCTTATGTTGGAAATGGAAGGATGTAAAAACCAGATAGAAGAAGAAACTCTAAAAGAGATTAAGAATTCAATGGAAAACCATGACATCATTGGTAAAGAATTGGAATGCGTCAACTTTTCTTTGAATATACTGAATGATGTACTGCAAATAGGAAATTTTGTCAAAGAGTTTGATGTTGGTAGAGAATTCCAGAGTTTTGTCAAGGCTGTAGAGGCCGTGTCGGATCTCTTAAAGTACATTGAAGAGCCAGCAGAAGGTGTGCAAGACCTACTTCTGTTTgaaagtacaaaaaatacagCCCATTTGATTCTAGACAATTTAATTCATGACATGTTTGAGGAGTGGGACAGAATGATTGTATATTCTAGTGAACCAGGTCCTGAATCaactataattaaacttaatctTACATTAGATAAAACACTATCTACTTTGGATGTTTTAAAAGGATTAGATAGATGTGGTAAACTGCTAGACAAAGTCACACAACTTGCACAGTTTATTCTGTCTGAAATATTAATACCTATAATTCATTATGATTGTACTGTGTTTGCTGAACCAGATCAACTGATGACGGTTACAATAACCTACAGAGACAACTACAAACCACCGTATTACGATGTTATCACAAACTTACGATTGCTGTTTCATTATCTAAGCAACAGAttgaatattgttattaatagcGTAGGTGAACCTATTATTACTATGGTAGGCAGGTTAATAAGCGAAGAATTCAGAGATATTCTAGTCAAAGATTGTTTAATTGATACTAtaccaaataatataaatgatcTACAAATATACGGTAAGATTACTGGTGAAATAGAAGATTTCCaacgttttttatatatggTGAAATTTTCCCATGATGAAGATTTCACAATACTgaactatattaataatattgatgttttatttgctGCTAAGTCGAGCCAACACTTCTTAGAGAAAGCTAGATCTATTATGATTAAAGATTTAAGTGCATCAATGTCTATAGGAGTTGAGAATATTCCAGTGAATTCAAAAGATGTTGAAAATAGTGAAGATGAGATGATTGAGCAAGGATTAGATGTACTTCATCAGACTATTCCGAAAAGTCTTTTCTACTTCCCAAGGTGCATGATATCGAAATCAGCTCAGGAGTTACTGGATCTGGTGTATGTTGTGATGGAGCAGGCGGTGCAATGCTCAGATGTTGTCAGCAAGAAGTTGTACAACACTGCGCGGTTAATATTTGAACTTTATGATGCAGTTGTTCCGTACCACCATGAAAATTTCCTACAGAATATCCCACAGTATGTTG caTTGTTCCACAACAACTGTATGTACTTGGCGCACAATCTGCAGACATTTGGTGACAAGTGGCTGACCTTGATGGAGGGTCGTGAGGTGGGCTATGCTATAGGGTTTGTGGACCTGGTGCCCAAGTTGCGCGAGCTCGGTTTCCGGCACCTCGCCGTGCACATGCAGCAGCAAAGGAAACAGATACTCGATAATATACGCACTTCCG atTTGAACTGCATTGTAGTGAAAGATGTGCTCGATGATAACGCCGAAGCGGCCATCAGACAATGTCTGAGGCAATTGCATCTccttaaaaatgtatggattGGAGTTTTTCCTAGTAATGTCTTCATCAG GTTGATGGCAACActgataaatatgtttattgacGAGTTGATCCACCGTGTGTGTACTGTCGAGGACATCTCTATGGAAATGGCGGCGCAGCTAAATGAAATGTACACCCTTGTTGTGCAGAAAGTACCACAATTGTTTCCA GATGGAACAGACGTAAATGTTTACGTTAAGTCGTGGATAAAACTCCAAGAACTCGTGTTCGTTCTGGGAGGATCTCTAAGAGATATTGACCTGCATTGGGACGATGGTGCTGGACCTCTTGCCAAGCATTTTACTACTGACGAACTAAGAAGTCTTATAAAAGCGCTATTTCAAAATACACAATTTCGCGCTAATTTACTatctaaaattaagtaa